In the genome of Massilia sp. PAMC28688, one region contains:
- a CDS encoding glycosyl hydrolase family 18 protein — MNYSSKNGLLLALLAGAVAGCGGTGDNAQSAQAQPRMLATTTNAIACAEWNSAQAYSAGACVTYQGKSYKAKWWTQGNVPGTEQYGPWELSAVTPTPTPTPTPTPTPTPSCPAWVASQVYTAGNCVTYQNKVYKAKWWTQNEVPGTNAAGPWELTTVTPTPTPTPTPTPTPTPTPTPTPTPTPIGGREIGSYFAQWGVYGRGYEVADIHTTKTPVNGVMTSVADQLTFINYAFGNVYAKNGGYECDMVTKAETGNSVPPPADAGTGGDAYADYQRQPARTVDGKPIPWDAKLSGNFSQLKLLKAQHPNLRVFISLGGWSWSKFFSAAAKTDALRKQLARSCVKQFIAGDLPVQDGRGGPGAAKGVFDGIDIDWEYPGGGGQSYNTVDTVNDKRNFTLLMAEFRAQLDAQGAIDGKRYALTAAIGAGPDKIAQTEPALYSKYMDWVNVMTYDFHGAWENTTNFHSALYHDPADPSTGNVAKYNTHDAISILVNAGMPRNKILLGVPFYGRGWKGVAAGPNGNGLYSSANGGAPGAYETGIEDYKLLKLKTGQRWYHPVTKQLFLFTGSGEWWSYDDPTVIATKMQYVRDQGLRGAFSWELDGDANGELTSAVWRGR, encoded by the coding sequence ATGAACTATTCAAGCAAGAACGGTTTGCTGTTAGCCCTGCTGGCCGGCGCTGTTGCCGGTTGCGGCGGCACCGGCGACAACGCGCAATCCGCGCAAGCCCAGCCCAGAATGCTCGCCACCACCACCAATGCCATTGCGTGCGCGGAGTGGAATTCGGCGCAGGCCTATTCGGCCGGGGCATGCGTGACCTATCAAGGCAAGAGCTACAAGGCCAAGTGGTGGACCCAGGGGAACGTGCCTGGCACCGAGCAGTATGGCCCGTGGGAGCTGAGCGCGGTGACGCCGACGCCAACGCCGACGCCCACCCCGACACCGACTCCAACCCCGAGCTGTCCGGCATGGGTGGCATCGCAGGTCTACACCGCGGGGAACTGCGTCACGTATCAGAACAAGGTATACAAGGCGAAGTGGTGGACCCAGAACGAGGTTCCGGGCACGAATGCCGCAGGACCGTGGGAGCTGACCACGGTGACGCCTACGCCTACGCCTACGCCTACGCCGACGCCTACGCCGACACCGACGCCGACGCCAACGCCGACGCCAACCCCCATTGGCGGGCGCGAAATCGGATCCTACTTTGCCCAGTGGGGCGTGTACGGGCGCGGTTACGAGGTGGCCGACATCCACACCACCAAGACGCCGGTCAACGGCGTGATGACCAGCGTGGCGGACCAGCTCACCTTCATCAACTACGCCTTTGGCAACGTCTACGCCAAGAACGGCGGCTACGAATGCGACATGGTTACCAAGGCCGAAACGGGCAACAGCGTTCCGCCTCCTGCCGACGCCGGCACCGGAGGTGACGCCTATGCCGATTATCAGCGCCAGCCCGCACGCACCGTTGACGGCAAGCCGATTCCCTGGGACGCCAAGCTATCGGGTAACTTCTCCCAACTCAAGCTGCTCAAGGCGCAGCACCCGAACCTGCGCGTCTTCATTTCGCTCGGTGGCTGGAGCTGGTCCAAGTTCTTCTCGGCCGCTGCCAAGACCGACGCGCTGCGCAAGCAGCTGGCCCGCTCGTGCGTCAAGCAGTTCATCGCAGGCGATCTGCCGGTCCAAGATGGGCGCGGTGGACCGGGTGCGGCCAAGGGCGTATTCGACGGGATCGACATCGACTGGGAATACCCGGGCGGTGGCGGCCAGTCGTACAACACGGTCGACACGGTCAACGACAAGCGCAACTTCACGCTGCTGATGGCGGAATTCCGCGCGCAGCTTGACGCGCAGGGTGCCATCGACGGCAAGCGCTATGCACTGACCGCTGCCATTGGCGCAGGTCCCGACAAGATCGCCCAGACCGAGCCGGCCCTGTACAGCAAATATATGGACTGGGTCAACGTGATGACATACGACTTCCACGGCGCCTGGGAGAACACCACCAACTTCCACTCGGCGCTGTATCACGACCCGGCCGACCCATCGACCGGCAACGTGGCCAAGTACAACACCCACGACGCCATCTCCATCCTGGTCAACGCAGGTATGCCGCGCAATAAGATCCTGCTCGGCGTGCCGTTCTACGGACGCGGATGGAAAGGCGTGGCTGCGGGACCGAATGGGAATGGCTTGTACAGCTCCGCCAATGGTGGCGCGCCTGGCGCCTACGAAACCGGGATTGAGGACTACAAGCTGTTGAAGCTCAAGACCGGGCAACGCTGGTACCATCCCGTGACCAAGCAGCTGTTCCTGTTCACCGGCAGTGGTGAATGGTGGAGCTACGACGACCCCACCGTCATCGCCACCAAGATGCAGTATGTGCGGGACCAGGGACTGCGTGGCGCCTTCTCGTGGGAGCTGGACGGCGACGCCAATGGTGAACTGACCAGCGCAGTATGGCGGGGAAGGTAA
- a CDS encoding cupin-like domain-containing protein — MKQKTTFKTVTAVNDNWRSWIAENLLLGVHPDAIAGVLAQNGVPPLAARGEVEAALRSPYLRGVTRLANRVAKRDWVLGIQATLDRMGGSATPEVPRKDKLSGEDFFRQHYLTNRPVIITGMLDHFPALSKWNLDYFGERFGERMVEVQFGRDADPQYELNSIAHKRQIAFGEYVEMIRTSGSSNDFYMTANNDNQNRESLKELWEDVGTLPAYLADDPERRGFFWFGPAGTITPLHHDLTNNFMAQIVGRKRVRLIAPSELASVYNHRHCFTEVDARAPDLQRFPAMAGVPIHDCVLEPGEILFLPVGWWHHVEALDVSVTLAYTNFRWPNDFFSNYPSHHDF; from the coding sequence TTGAAACAGAAAACCACATTCAAGACCGTCACTGCGGTCAACGACAACTGGCGCAGCTGGATCGCCGAGAACCTGCTGCTGGGCGTGCACCCGGACGCCATTGCCGGCGTGCTGGCGCAAAACGGCGTCCCGCCGCTGGCCGCCCGCGGCGAAGTGGAAGCGGCACTGCGCAGTCCATATCTGCGCGGTGTGACGAGGCTTGCCAACCGTGTCGCCAAGCGCGACTGGGTACTGGGCATTCAGGCCACGCTCGATCGGATGGGCGGCTCGGCCACACCTGAGGTGCCGCGCAAGGACAAGTTATCGGGCGAGGACTTCTTCCGCCAGCACTACCTGACCAACCGACCCGTGATCATCACCGGCATGCTTGACCATTTTCCGGCGCTATCCAAGTGGAACCTCGACTATTTTGGCGAGCGCTTTGGCGAGCGCATGGTCGAAGTGCAGTTCGGCCGTGACGCCGATCCCCAATATGAGCTAAACAGTATTGCGCATAAACGGCAGATCGCGTTTGGTGAATACGTGGAGATGATCCGAACGAGCGGCAGCAGCAATGACTTCTACATGACCGCCAACAACGACAACCAGAACCGCGAATCGCTGAAGGAACTGTGGGAAGACGTGGGCACGCTGCCGGCATACCTGGCCGACGATCCTGAGCGGCGTGGCTTTTTCTGGTTTGGGCCGGCGGGGACGATCACACCGCTGCATCACGACCTGACCAACAACTTCATGGCGCAGATTGTGGGGCGCAAGCGGGTGCGGCTGATTGCGCCGAGTGAGCTGGCGAGCGTGTACAACCACCGCCACTGCTTCACGGAAGTCGACGCGCGCGCACCGGACCTGCAGCGATTTCCTGCGATGGCGGGGGTGCCGATCCACGACTGTGTGCTCGAACCGGGCGAGATTCTATTCCTGCCGGTGGGCTGGTGGCACCACGTGGAAGCGCTGGACGTCTCGGTCACGCTGGCCTACACCAACTTCCGCTGGCCCAACGACTTCTTCAGCAACTACCCGTCCCACCACGACTTCTAA
- a CDS encoding nitronate monooxygenase family protein: MTMPAVLQNLSLPVIASPMFIASGPALVAAQCKAGIVGSFPALNARPAELLDTWLTDLKKELADYQSANPQVRVGPIAVNQIVHQSNDRLEHDVAMCVKHQVPIIISSLRAPPREMLDAIHGYGGIVLHDVVSIRHAQKALEAGVDGLILVAAGAGGHAGALSPFALVGEVRKFFKGPIALSGSIATGDAILAAQAMGADFAYIGSRWLATQESNVTEGYREAIVESTAADIVYTNLFTGVHGNYLKKSIVNAGLDPEALPESDKSKMSFGSGTAKAWRDIWGAGQGVGLMDDVPTVAEMVQRLADEYQAARARLAL, from the coding sequence ATGACCATGCCCGCTGTGCTGCAGAACCTGTCCCTGCCCGTGATTGCCTCACCCATGTTCATCGCCAGCGGTCCTGCGCTGGTGGCGGCGCAGTGCAAGGCGGGCATCGTCGGCTCATTTCCCGCGTTGAACGCGCGGCCTGCCGAACTGCTCGACACCTGGCTGACCGACCTGAAAAAAGAGCTGGCCGACTACCAGAGCGCCAATCCCCAGGTGCGGGTAGGGCCGATTGCCGTCAACCAGATCGTGCATCAGTCGAATGACCGGCTTGAGCACGACGTGGCCATGTGCGTCAAGCACCAGGTCCCGATCATCATCTCCTCGCTGCGCGCGCCGCCGCGCGAGATGCTCGACGCCATCCACGGCTACGGAGGCATCGTGCTGCACGACGTGGTCTCGATCCGGCATGCGCAGAAGGCGCTGGAAGCGGGGGTGGACGGACTGATACTGGTGGCGGCGGGTGCGGGCGGTCATGCGGGGGCGCTGTCGCCGTTTGCGCTGGTGGGCGAAGTGCGCAAATTCTTCAAGGGGCCGATAGCGCTGTCGGGATCGATCGCCACTGGCGACGCCATATTGGCTGCGCAGGCCATGGGTGCCGACTTCGCCTACATTGGTTCGCGCTGGCTGGCGACGCAGGAATCGAACGTCACGGAAGGCTACCGTGAAGCGATCGTCGAATCGACGGCGGCGGACATTGTGTACACCAACCTGTTCACGGGCGTGCACGGCAACTACTTGAAGAAATCGATCGTCAATGCCGGCCTGGATCCGGAAGCGCTGCCGGAGTCGGACAAATCGAAGATGAGTTTCGGCTCCGGCACGGCCAAGGCCTGGCGCGACATCTGGGGAGCGGGGCAGGGCGTGGGCTTGATGGACGACGTACCAACGGTGGCCGAGATGGTGCAGCGGCTGGCCGACGAATACCAGGCCGCCCGCGCCCGCCTCGCCCTCTAA
- a CDS encoding MBL fold metallo-hydrolase: MRVFERGWLSSNNVLFTGPGPAVLIDSGYVTHSAQTLALVEHALGGAALAGIVNTHLHSDHCGGNAALQARHGCSIAIPAAEADKVRQWDEDALSYKATGQQCPRFVFDSVVWPGNRLALGGLAWQALGAPGHDPHSLIFYCEREGLLISADALWEHGFGVIFPELDGESGFEEAAATLDLIAQLDVRLVIPGHGAPFEDVGSALARARSRLDYLQAGPARNAENAVKVILKFLLLERQRIALAALPALLSAIPVMEGARRRYLRQAPEELAQWAVAALLRAGAARVEGGMLVNHEG; the protein is encoded by the coding sequence ATGCGTGTATTTGAGCGCGGGTGGCTGTCGTCCAACAACGTCCTCTTTACCGGCCCCGGGCCGGCGGTTTTGATCGACAGCGGCTACGTCACCCACAGCGCGCAGACGCTGGCGCTGGTCGAGCACGCGCTTGGCGGGGCGGCGCTGGCAGGCATCGTCAACACCCACCTGCATTCCGACCATTGCGGCGGCAACGCGGCCCTGCAAGCGCGCCATGGCTGCAGCATCGCCATCCCTGCCGCCGAAGCGGACAAAGTGCGTCAATGGGACGAAGACGCGCTCAGTTACAAGGCCACCGGGCAGCAGTGCCCGCGCTTCGTGTTCGACAGTGTTGTGTGGCCCGGTAACCGGCTGGCGCTGGGCGGGTTGGCGTGGCAGGCCCTGGGCGCGCCCGGGCACGACCCGCATTCGCTCATTTTTTACTGCGAACGCGAAGGCTTGCTGATCTCGGCCGACGCCTTGTGGGAGCACGGCTTCGGCGTCATCTTTCCCGAGCTCGATGGCGAATCGGGCTTCGAAGAAGCAGCGGCCACGCTCGACCTGATCGCCCAGCTGGATGTAAGACTCGTGATCCCCGGTCATGGCGCGCCGTTCGAAGATGTGGGCAGTGCGCTGGCGCGGGCGCGGTCGCGGCTGGACTACCTGCAGGCGGGGCCTGCACGCAATGCCGAAAACGCCGTCAAGGTCATTCTCAAGTTCCTTCTGCTCGAACGCCAGCGGATCGCACTGGCGGCGCTACCTGCGCTGCTATCGGCAATTCCGGTGATGGAAGGCGCGCGCCGGCGCTACCTGCGCCAGGCGCCGGAAGAACTGGCGCAATGGGCAGTGGCGGCGCTGCTGCGGGCCGGGGCCGCGCGGGTCGAGGGCGGCATGTTGGTCAATCACGAAGGCTAG
- a CDS encoding DUF1289 domain-containing protein, whose protein sequence is MMPEQQTPVPSPCISLCEMAPDTGLCRGCLRTIDEIIGWSSASDSAKRAVWAEIRRREQQLDFK, encoded by the coding sequence ATGATGCCGGAACAGCAAACTCCCGTGCCCTCGCCCTGCATCAGCCTGTGCGAAATGGCGCCCGATACGGGCCTGTGCCGCGGCTGCCTGCGCACGATCGATGAAATCATTGGCTGGAGCAGTGCCAGCGACAGCGCCAAGCGCGCCGTGTGGGCCGAGATCCGGCGCCGAGAACAGCAACTGGACTTCAAATGA
- a CDS encoding VOC family protein: protein MRYITALDHVQVAMPVGGEAIARQFYGGVLGLAEIPKPAVLAVRGGVWFQCGAAQLHLGADPQFQAARKAHPAFTTSDFAGLLGSLAQAGVAVTEEESVNGRRRATVADPFGNRVELIAA from the coding sequence ATGCGATACATCACAGCCCTGGACCATGTGCAGGTGGCCATGCCGGTGGGCGGCGAAGCCATTGCGCGCCAGTTCTATGGCGGCGTACTGGGCCTGGCCGAGATACCCAAGCCGGCGGTGCTCGCCGTGCGCGGCGGCGTCTGGTTCCAGTGCGGGGCGGCGCAGCTGCACCTGGGAGCGGACCCGCAATTTCAGGCTGCCCGCAAAGCCCATCCCGCATTTACGACCAGTGACTTTGCCGGCCTTCTGGGCAGCCTGGCGCAGGCAGGGGTTGCCGTGACGGAGGAAGAGAGCGTCAATGGACGCCGGCGCGCCACCGTGGCCGACCCTTTTGGCAACCGCGTGGAGCTGATCGCCGCATGA
- a CDS encoding CopG family transcriptional regulator yields MNARDLKPKLAESEKITINLGHIDLGQIDLLVNEGFYSNRTDLIRTAIRNQLNTHADVVRQTVARKSLVLGLHHYSRADLEAALKAGERLQIQVLGMASIAADVPVELALETIDSIHVLGVLHASSALKTALASRIQ; encoded by the coding sequence ATGAACGCCCGCGACTTGAAACCAAAACTTGCTGAATCGGAAAAAATCACGATCAACCTGGGCCATATCGACCTTGGGCAAATCGATCTCCTGGTCAATGAAGGCTTTTATTCGAACCGTACGGACTTGATCCGCACGGCGATCAGGAACCAGCTCAATACCCATGCGGACGTGGTGCGCCAGACTGTGGCTCGCAAGAGCCTGGTCCTGGGACTGCACCATTACTCACGCGCGGACCTGGAGGCAGCGCTCAAGGCCGGCGAACGCCTGCAGATCCAGGTGCTGGGCATGGCGAGCATCGCCGCCGATGTCCCGGTCGAGCTGGCCTTGGAAACCATTGATTCGATTCATGTGCTTGGAGTGTTGCATGCGAGTAGCGCACTCAAGACCGCCCTGGCAAGTCGCATCCAGTGA
- a CDS encoding PHB depolymerase family esterase: protein MKFNSKLMERMRAATTTLSGKGPEAATAAIQDALKVLSPRQPAQSPQPAPPMRDINPPPGTAANSQTRPEAEQHAHARAASAPPPPRTPMQDVQEQLKSLMPDMLANMERHGVGNMQGFKMPGAMQGGMSTAPPLPGKFVDGSYTNAAGTRSYKLYIPSTYAGEAAPLVVMLHGCTQDPDDFANGTQMNLLAEEMGCLVVYPAQSQQANASRCWNWFSAVDQQRGQGEPSIIAGITETIMHDHAVRRDQVFVAGLSAGGAMATIMGTLYPDLYAAVGVHSGLPFAAAHDLPSALAAMKGNFGSARPSGKPVPIIVFHGDKDTTVHPACGDEVIKQGAHTASRDIVVEPGRVPDGHAYTRTVHQRADGTPQAEQWLIHGAGHAWSGGSVHGSYTDGKGPDASREMMRFFQTKR from the coding sequence ATGAAATTCAATAGCAAACTGATGGAGCGCATGCGCGCGGCCACCACAACCTTGTCAGGCAAGGGCCCGGAGGCGGCCACGGCTGCCATCCAGGATGCGCTCAAGGTACTGTCACCGCGCCAGCCAGCCCAGTCACCGCAGCCGGCGCCGCCCATGCGCGACATCAACCCGCCGCCGGGCACTGCCGCCAACAGCCAGACCCGGCCGGAGGCGGAGCAGCATGCCCATGCGCGGGCAGCGTCGGCGCCACCGCCGCCGCGTACGCCCATGCAGGATGTGCAGGAGCAGCTCAAGTCGCTCATGCCGGACATGCTGGCCAATATGGAGCGCCACGGTGTCGGCAACATGCAGGGTTTCAAGATGCCCGGTGCGATGCAGGGCGGCATGAGCACGGCGCCGCCATTGCCAGGGAAATTTGTTGACGGCAGCTATACCAATGCGGCGGGCACGCGCAGCTACAAGCTGTACATTCCGAGCACGTACGCGGGGGAGGCCGCGCCGCTGGTGGTGATGTTGCACGGCTGCACCCAGGATCCCGACGACTTTGCCAACGGTACCCAGATGAACCTGCTGGCCGAGGAAATGGGCTGCCTGGTCGTGTATCCGGCCCAGTCACAGCAGGCCAATGCGTCGCGCTGCTGGAACTGGTTCAGCGCGGTCGACCAGCAGCGCGGACAGGGCGAACCGTCCATCATCGCGGGCATCACGGAAACCATCATGCACGATCACGCCGTCCGGCGCGACCAGGTGTTTGTGGCCGGCCTGTCCGCCGGCGGCGCCATGGCTACCATCATGGGAACGCTGTATCCGGACCTGTACGCGGCCGTGGGTGTGCATTCGGGCTTGCCGTTTGCCGCCGCCCATGACCTGCCGTCGGCACTGGCAGCCATGAAGGGCAATTTTGGATCGGCCAGGCCAAGCGGCAAGCCGGTTCCCATCATTGTGTTTCATGGCGATAAGGACACGACCGTCCATCCTGCCTGCGGGGACGAAGTCATCAAGCAAGGAGCGCACACGGCGTCGCGCGATATCGTGGTCGAGCCAGGCCGGGTACCCGATGGGCATGCCTACACCCGCACGGTTCACCAGCGCGCCGACGGCACGCCCCAGGCAGAACAATGGCTGATCCATGGCGCGGGCCACGCCTGGTCGGGCGGCAGTGTGCACGGCAGCTATACGGATGGCAAAGGGCCTGACGCCAGCCGCGAAATGATGCGCTTCTTCCAGACCAAGCGCTAG
- a CDS encoding SemiSWEET transporter: MPLTAEHLGFAAAVCTTGAFIPQVLMVWRQRGAPGLSVGMYAIFMFGVGLWLAYGIAINSVPVVVANSITLMLAAGVLGMKLYFEKSRTTR, encoded by the coding sequence ATGCCCCTTACCGCGGAACACCTTGGTTTTGCAGCAGCCGTGTGCACCACGGGTGCCTTCATTCCACAGGTCCTGATGGTCTGGCGCCAGCGTGGCGCGCCCGGCCTATCGGTGGGCATGTACGCCATCTTCATGTTTGGCGTCGGCTTGTGGCTTGCCTACGGGATCGCCATAAACTCGGTGCCCGTCGTCGTGGCCAACAGCATCACGCTGATGCTTGCCGCCGGGGTGCTCGGCATGAAGCTGTACTTCGAAAAGTCGCGCACAACTCGCTAG
- a CDS encoding cysteine-rich CWC family protein → MSTCSRCGASFGCAMADGLDAPCWCVALPPVVAVPGVDASCWCPACLARHIASQQSSPVLPASD, encoded by the coding sequence ATGAGTACCTGCAGCCGCTGCGGCGCCAGTTTCGGATGCGCCATGGCCGACGGGCTCGACGCCCCATGCTGGTGCGTGGCGCTGCCGCCCGTGGTGGCCGTGCCGGGCGTGGACGCCAGCTGCTGGTGCCCCGCCTGCCTGGCGCGGCATATCGCATCCCAGCAAAGTTCCCCCGTCCTGCCCGCGAGCGATTGA
- the argB gene encoding acetylglutamate kinase — translation MTAPLPNLKIDSSDDLASVSPQIKAQILAEALPYIRNFHGKTIVIKYGGNAMTDERLKHGFARDVILLKLVGMNPVVVHGGGPQIDNALKKIGKQGSFVQGMRITDEETMEVVEWVLGGEVQQDIVMLINHYGGQAVGLTGKDGGLIRARKMAMPDKENPGEFLDIGFVGEIDAINPAVVKALQDDAFIPIISPIGFGQDGQAYNINADVVAGKIAEILKAEKLIMMTNIAGVQDKKGNLVTDLSAREIDEMFADGTISGGMLPKISSALDAAKSGVNTVHIIDGRIEHSLLLEVLTEQAFGTMIRSH, via the coding sequence ATGACCGCTCCTTTGCCCAATTTGAAAATCGACTCGTCCGACGACCTCGCCTCGGTCTCCCCGCAGATCAAGGCGCAGATCCTGGCCGAAGCGTTGCCGTACATTCGTAATTTCCATGGCAAAACCATTGTCATCAAATACGGCGGCAACGCCATGACCGACGAGCGCCTCAAGCATGGCTTTGCGCGCGACGTCATCCTGCTCAAGCTGGTGGGCATGAACCCGGTGGTGGTGCACGGCGGCGGCCCGCAAATCGACAATGCGCTCAAAAAGATTGGCAAGCAAGGCAGTTTCGTGCAGGGCATGCGCATTACCGACGAAGAAACCATGGAAGTGGTGGAGTGGGTGCTGGGCGGCGAAGTGCAGCAGGATATCGTGATGCTGATTAACCACTACGGTGGCCAGGCCGTGGGCCTGACCGGCAAGGACGGCGGCCTGATCCGCGCGCGCAAGATGGCCATGCCGGACAAGGAAAATCCTGGCGAGTTCCTGGACATCGGCTTTGTCGGCGAAATCGATGCCATCAACCCCGCCGTGGTCAAGGCCCTGCAGGACGATGCGTTCATCCCGATCATTTCGCCGATCGGCTTCGGCCAGGATGGCCAGGCCTACAACATCAACGCCGACGTTGTCGCCGGCAAGATCGCGGAAATCCTGAAAGCGGAAAAGCTGATCATGATGACCAACATCGCCGGTGTACAGGACAAGAAGGGCAACCTCGTGACCGACCTGTCGGCCCGTGAAATCGATGAAATGTTTGCCGACGGTACCATCTCCGGCGGCATGCTGCCAAAGATCTCGTCCGCGCTCGATGCTGCCAAGTCGGGCGTGAACACGGTCCACATTATCGATGGGCGCATCGAACACTCTTTACTGCTCGAAGTCTTGACCGAACAGGCGTTTGGAACTATGATCCGCTCGCACTAA
- a CDS encoding TraB/GumN family protein — protein sequence MRRQIITVFLSVLCLLAGPAWGADRGALFKVAANGHTMYLFGTMHVGQPGFYPLEPRIADAVSKASVLALEIDPAQDPAIIAQAMQAHGMKQPGESGAPIAPALRRRIDKAISNAGLDPEAVARLKPWLVATVLAMAEYASLGYRADLSVDGHLAQLARAAKVPIVALETPASQMSLFSRLSEAEQLRLLEDSVALIESGKQSEEVRMIVEAWRTADQEGFDKIAERTAKDTSVAGRFMKKVLLDERNVAMADKLAGILARTDNAVAAVGVLHLVGNGSVPALLRARGLQVERVY from the coding sequence ATGCGACGTCAGATTATCACGGTGTTCCTGAGCGTGCTTTGCCTGCTGGCCGGACCGGCCTGGGGCGCGGACCGCGGCGCGCTGTTCAAGGTCGCCGCCAACGGCCACACCATGTATCTGTTTGGCACCATGCACGTCGGCCAGCCGGGATTCTACCCGCTCGAGCCGCGCATTGCCGATGCCGTCAGCAAGGCCTCGGTGCTGGCGCTGGAAATCGATCCGGCGCAAGACCCCGCCATCATTGCCCAGGCCATGCAAGCCCATGGGATGAAGCAACCGGGCGAGAGTGGGGCTCCGATCGCCCCGGCCCTGCGCCGCCGCATCGACAAGGCCATCAGCAATGCCGGCCTCGACCCTGAAGCCGTCGCCCGGCTCAAGCCCTGGCTGGTGGCCACCGTGCTGGCCATGGCCGAGTACGCCAGCCTTGGCTACCGCGCCGACCTGTCCGTCGATGGCCACCTGGCGCAGCTGGCGCGGGCAGCCAAGGTGCCGATCGTGGCGCTGGAGACACCAGCCTCGCAGATGAGCCTGTTCAGCCGCCTGTCCGAAGCTGAACAGCTGCGCCTGCTCGAAGACAGCGTGGCCCTGATCGAATCGGGCAAGCAAAGCGAGGAAGTGCGCATGATCGTCGAGGCTTGGCGCACGGCCGACCAGGAGGGTTTTGACAAGATTGCCGAACGTACGGCCAAGGACACCAGCGTGGCGGGCCGCTTCATGAAAAAAGTGTTGCTCGATGAACGCAATGTGGCGATGGCCGACAAGCTGGCGGGAATCCTGGCGCGCACCGACAATGCAGTGGCTGCCGTCGGTGTATTGCATCTGGTCGGCAATGGCAGTGTGCCGGCGCTGCTGCGCGCGCGCGGCCTGCAGGTCGAGCGGGTGTATTGA
- a CDS encoding pyrimidine 5'-nucleotidase translates to MNFSRKATPVPNSTASSPLWLFDLDNTLHDASHAIFPTISANMNVFIARLLGDGVTHATREQVDAARIGYWKRYGATLLGLVKHHQVNATEFLRDTHHLDDLASMMRFERGISRLLARLPGRKILLTNAPTRYSSDVMRHLGLRRHFSHHIAIENMQVHGQLRPKPSSLMLRRLLRKHGVAASRCILVEDTLDNLRSAKRVGMRTVWVTQYLRMLEASGSAALPRMRKRPAFVDVKVKSLRQLPARLHRLRTSPTLPAR, encoded by the coding sequence ATGAATTTTTCGCGTAAAGCCACTCCTGTGCCGAATAGTACCGCGTCCTCCCCGCTCTGGCTCTTTGATCTGGACAATACTTTGCACGATGCTTCCCATGCAATTTTTCCCACGATTAGCGCGAACATGAATGTATTTATCGCGCGCCTGCTCGGTGACGGGGTCACCCATGCGACGCGCGAACAGGTCGATGCGGCGCGCATCGGTTACTGGAAACGCTACGGCGCCACCCTGCTCGGCCTGGTCAAGCACCACCAGGTCAACGCCACCGAGTTCCTGCGCGACACCCACCACCTGGACGACCTGGCCAGCATGATGCGCTTTGAACGGGGAATCTCGCGCCTGCTCGCGCGTCTGCCGGGCCGCAAGATCCTGCTGACCAATGCGCCTACCCGTTATTCGAGCGACGTGATGCGGCACCTGGGCCTGCGCCGCCACTTCAGCCACCACATCGCCATTGAAAACATGCAGGTCCACGGCCAGCTGCGCCCCAAGCCGTCCAGCCTCATGCTGCGCCGGCTGCTGCGCAAGCATGGGGTGGCGGCCTCGCGCTGCATCCTGGTGGAAGACACGCTGGACAACCTGCGCAGCGCCAAGCGCGTGGGCATGCGCACGGTGTGGGTCACCCAGTACCTGCGCATGCTCGAAGCCAGTGGCAGCGCCGCCCTGCCGCGCATGCGAAAACGCCCCGCGTTCGTGGATGTCAAAGTAAAATCGCTACGCCAGCTGCCGGCCCGCCTGCACCGGCTGCGCACTTCCCCCACCCTACCAGCGAGATAA